DNA sequence from the Anaerolineales bacterium genome:
TCCGCGCTGTGGCAGCGCTGGCACTTGGCGGTTGTCGGGCTACCCAGTACATACACGCCTTCATGCTCCACCGCCCCCGGATAGTCGGCCTCGACCTGATGGCAATCGGTGCAGCGGACCTCAGCCGCGGCCATGGTGCTGATGGCATACTGCTCGATAATGCCCGGCGTAGCGCTGCGGTGACAGACAACGCACTCGTCGGCGCTCTGCGCCAGCGCATCGGCGGGGCGGCCGGACTCTTCGGCCGCCGGGGTCGAGGCGACCAGCGCCCGGGCGATCAGCGCCCCTCCGATCAAGGCCGCAACGACCAGCAAGCCGATGATCAACACCCTCCAGGTCTGCCAATCACCTGCCGACTTTGCCTCGCCCATCGCCCCTCCTCGGTGCACCCGGTGCACCCCGCAGCTTGCCTGCCAGGCAGGCTATCGCCATCCTCCTAACTATGCAAGCCGCAGCCGCCGCTTCTTTGCGCTGGCGCAAACAAGGCGACTTGAGCCGCGAGAGGAAAGGCTCAGTCGCCTTACAAATGCTGCAGGGAAGCGGCGTCTAGGATAGCCGCTACCGGGAAGACATCCACGAAGTTCGGGCTGGCGGAGGAAGCCAGCGCTTGCTGCAGCTGCGCCTGCTGGTCGGGTGAGTAGTACTGAAATTCCGGCGGCAGGATGTCGGCGGTGTTCATCGCCTCTGCCTGACGCCCAGGGCCGGACACCACCAGCAGCAGCGACGCCAGGCTGATCAGCACCGGCGGCGTCAGCCAGACCGAGTCGCTATGCGCAGCGATGCGCGGGAACCGGCGCCGGGGGTGGAGGCTGGGGTTCCCCTAGCCAGTTCAGATGCTAGTGTCTTGGATGATCTGCCACATGCTCGACCATCACTCAAACCGCTCCGCTTCGCCCCGCCGTCTCACCCAGGGAGGCCTGACCCGCTCGGGCGCGGGCCTACGCAGTCCTCGGGGCCTGGGTGTGCAGGATGAGCGGCAAGGCGGCCCAAGTGGCCGCCAGCGGCGCTTAGCTCGTGGCCCGACCGGGTTCTTCGCGTTTGACCTCGTGCCCGCCGAACTGGTTGCGCAGGGCGGCAAGCATCTTGGCGGCGTAGCTTTCGTCTTGTCGGCTGACGAAGCGCATCAAGAGCGAAAGGGTGATAACCGGCGCGGGCACGTCCAGCTCCATCGCCTCGGCCACGGTCCATCGACCCTCGCCGCTGTCCGCAACCCACCCCTTGATCTGCGCCAGGGAAGGGTCGTCCGCCAAGGCGTTGGCGGCCAGATCGAGCAACCACGAACGGACAACGCTCCCATACCGCCAGATCTCGGCAATCTGGTGTAGGTTGAGAGCGAAGGCTTCCTTGCTGTGCATCACCTCGAAACCCTCAGCCAAGGATTGCATCATGCCGTATTCGATCCCGTTGTGGACCATCTTGACAAAGTGCCCGGCAGCGTGCGGGCCGACCCGCCCCCAGCCGCGATCCGGGCCGGGGGCCAGCGTCTCAAACACCGGCCGCAGGCGTTCGGCGATCTCCGGCTTGCCGCCCACCATCAGGCTGTAACCCTCCGTCAGGCCCCAAACGCCGCCGCTGGTTCCAACATCGACAAAGTCAACCCCCTTGGCCTGCAGGAACTCGGCGCGGGCAAGCGTGTCCTTGTAGTTGCTGTTGCCGCCGTCAATCAGCACATCGCCTTCCGCCACCAGATCGGACAGGCTGCGCAGCGTCTTCTCGGTCGCTTCGCCTGCCGGCACCATCACCCAGATGGCACGCGGCGCCGTCAACTTGGCAACCACATCCTCGAGCGAGTAGGCCCCAACAGCGCCTTGGGCCTCGGCCGCCTTGACCGAGTCCGCCGAACGCGCGTGAGCAACCACCCGGTGTCCGCCGCGCAACAAGCGCAGCATCATGTTGCCCCCCATCTTGCCCAGCCCGATCATTGCGATGTCCATCGATCCTCCTCGATACCAACCGGCCGCTGGCGGGCGTGCTGGCGAAGCAGCCGCGATGAGTTGGCCAGAATCCCCAGGTCAGGAATGCTCTGAGCCGCCGCCGCCAGGACCGGCGGCAGGATCCCCAGCGCCGCCAGTGTCAGCCCTATGGCATTGTAGACGATGGTGAAGCCCAGATTGAGGCGGACGACAGACATCGTCCGCCGGGCCATGCGCAGAGCTTCCGGCACCTGAAGCCAGTTATCCCGCATCAGGGCCACCGAGGCCGCCTCGAGTGCGATGTCGCTTCCAAACGCCCCCATCGCGATCCCGACATCAGCCTGAGCCAGGGCCGGCGCATCATTGACTCCATCGCCGATCATAACCACGACCTTGCCTTCCGCCTGCAGCCGGCGAACGAAAGCGATCTTGTCCTCCGGTAGCAGCTCGGCAGCAAACGGCACGCCAACCTGCTCGCCCAATGCCGCGGCTGTTCGCACATTGTCGCCGGTCAGCAGGTGAAACTCCCGGATGCCGAGGGCGCGAAGCTCTGCCAGCGCTTCCGGCACTTCCGGCCTCAAGCTGTCGGAGAAGGCGACGGTCCCCAGCAGTTCGCCGTCCTGTTCCACATACAGAAGCGTCTTCCCTTCCGTCTCCAACCGGCTGATCTCCGGATGGGCCTGCCCAGCTGTCACCCATCGACGGGACCCGATGACGACCTGCCTGCCGGCAATGCGGGCGCGCAGGCCAAGGCCGGGGATGGCCTCAAACGCTTCGGCTGTCTGTAGCGACAGACCGCGGGCCTCCGCCTCCTGGCGCACCGCTCCGGCGAGAGGGTGCTCGGAGTAGCGCTCGGCACTGGCCGCCAGGGCTAGGAGCGAGTCTGCTGTTGCCCCGTTGACCGGGACGACGTCGGTGACCTGCGGCCGGCCCAGGGTCAGGGTGCCGGTCTTATCGATCAACAGCACGTCAGCCCGGGCCAGCGCCTCAACCACCCGGCCTCCCTTGAACAGCAGTCCGCGTCGAGCAGCCGCCCCAATGGTGG
Encoded proteins:
- the gnd gene encoding decarboxylating 6-phosphogluconate dehydrogenase, coding for MDIAMIGLGKMGGNMMLRLLRGGHRVVAHARSADSVKAAEAQGAVGAYSLEDVVAKLTAPRAIWVMVPAGEATEKTLRSLSDLVAEGDVLIDGGNSNYKDTLARAEFLQAKGVDFVDVGTSGGVWGLTEGYSLMVGGKPEIAERLRPVFETLAPGPDRGWGRVGPHAAGHFVKMVHNGIEYGMMQSLAEGFEVMHSKEAFALNLHQIAEIWRYGSVVRSWLLDLAANALADDPSLAQIKGWVADSGEGRWTVAEAMELDVPAPVITLSLLMRFVSRQDESYAAKMLAALRNQFGGHEVKREEPGRATS